In one Acidimicrobiales bacterium genomic region, the following are encoded:
- a CDS encoding alkaline phosphatase family protein, producing MLRKRLLRPIAAVALGMAIAGGVSGAVGDVQAAAVPRPAHLVVVIMENYGFNEIIGNPNAPYINSLASSSALLTNYHAVSHPSEPNYLDIYSGSTQGTDGSDACTTSSAPSLGGEARAAGISIAGYFEGMGTSPATDTGSYVCRHNPMAQFSDSAGLSHPFTDFPSGNYAALPQISFVVPDLANDMHNGSIASGDAWLRTNIDPYLQWARQNDSMLVVVWDENDSDPNYNANQPGENGNNVAAIVAGANVTPGTYGEYYDHNSLLRTIEDAFGLAPLGASASASPFAVFSSGAPAPSPATSSTPPNPATSTAASAGTVLYDFEDGTTQGWSVDYGPATVANTTDMAFSGSHSLAITLTGAGNPGIMSPPQPPGIGVGTAVTYHVYEPPGLDLAVTPYAMDEAWSAHFAPAATLTPGGWSTVTWTVPALSGGLRYIGLEVENGGGERGTLALDAVSASDPVPAGATSSASQLAAHDAQTSPPPSLGSTSQTTAPPADSPTTSSAPMFDFEDGTTQGWFADWGPATVANTTAVAFSGMHSLAIHLLGAGNPGISSPGNLTGVTAGTELTYHIYEPSALDLEVDPYAMDGTWKAHFTGVVHLDPGQWTTVTWTVPALSGGLRYVGLEVENGGGQLGTLALDAVDRAGAASSLSTQPATTSTPAGGSSSPPSAPTSPTTAAAGAASASSSETPMPDGPGGTWRLVFDDEFNGSSLDTSKWAPDWFGNGGSMNNVGTYSSNVSVANGVLSLKLASPSSGALVSTNPNGGASPGFQFTYGYAEARIWFPGSGSTIDNWPAFWTDGQNWPADGEIDIAEGLGTLTSNYHNSSGAFNSNTIPGTWSAGWHTYGVDWEPGSITVYWDGKVVRTLTSATTSITSSPQYLVLNMGAGQGPTVTGASMLVDYVRVWQH from the coding sequence ATGCTGCGAAAGCGTCTGCTCCGCCCCATCGCGGCGGTTGCGCTCGGTATGGCGATCGCAGGCGGGGTCAGCGGGGCTGTCGGCGACGTGCAGGCCGCCGCGGTCCCGCGTCCCGCGCACCTCGTCGTCGTGATCATGGAGAACTACGGCTTCAACGAGATCATCGGGAACCCCAACGCTCCCTACATCAACTCGCTCGCGAGCTCCAGCGCGCTCCTCACCAACTACCACGCCGTCTCCCACCCCTCGGAGCCCAACTACCTCGACATCTACTCCGGCTCGACGCAGGGCACCGACGGCAGCGACGCCTGCACGACCTCGAGCGCACCCTCGCTCGGCGGCGAAGCCCGCGCCGCGGGGATCTCCATCGCCGGGTACTTCGAGGGAATGGGCACCTCGCCGGCCACCGATACCGGAAGCTACGTCTGCCGCCACAACCCGATGGCCCAGTTCAGCGACTCGGCCGGGCTATCCCACCCGTTCACCGACTTCCCGAGCGGGAACTACGCTGCGCTGCCACAGATCAGCTTCGTCGTGCCAGATCTCGCCAATGACATGCACAATGGTAGTATCGCGTCGGGTGATGCGTGGCTGCGGACCAACATCGACCCCTACCTCCAGTGGGCGAGGCAGAACGACAGCATGCTGGTCGTCGTCTGGGACGAGAACGACAGCGACCCGAACTACAACGCCAACCAGCCCGGCGAGAACGGCAACAACGTCGCCGCGATCGTCGCCGGCGCGAACGTGACGCCCGGGACGTACGGCGAGTACTACGACCACAACTCGCTGCTGCGGACGATCGAGGACGCCTTCGGCCTCGCCCCCCTCGGCGCCTCCGCTTCGGCGTCGCCCTTCGCGGTGTTCTCGTCGGGCGCACCGGCACCGAGCCCAGCCACGAGCAGCACGCCGCCGAACCCGGCGACTTCGACGGCGGCATCGGCCGGTACCGTCCTCTACGACTTCGAGGACGGAACGACGCAGGGCTGGTCCGTCGACTACGGGCCCGCGACGGTCGCGAACACGACCGACATGGCCTTCAGTGGCTCGCACTCGCTCGCCATCACGCTCACCGGCGCCGGCAACCCCGGCATCATGTCACCGCCACAGCCCCCCGGGATCGGCGTCGGCACAGCCGTGACCTACCACGTGTACGAGCCGCCTGGCCTCGACCTCGCCGTCACGCCCTACGCGATGGACGAGGCGTGGAGCGCCCACTTCGCGCCGGCCGCGACGCTCACGCCAGGCGGCTGGTCGACGGTGACCTGGACGGTGCCCGCCCTCAGCGGCGGCCTGCGCTACATCGGCCTCGAGGTCGAGAACGGCGGAGGCGAGCGCGGGACGCTCGCGCTCGACGCCGTGAGCGCCTCGGATCCGGTGCCTGCAGGCGCGACCTCGAGCGCCTCCCAGCTCGCCGCCCACGACGCCCAGACGAGCCCGCCGCCCTCCCTCGGCTCGACCTCGCAGACCACCGCTCCCCCGGCCGACAGCCCCACCACGTCGAGCGCGCCGATGTTCGACTTCGAGGACGGGACGACCCAGGGTTGGTTCGCCGACTGGGGGCCGGCCACGGTGGCGAACACCACGGCCGTCGCGTTCTCCGGGATGCACTCCCTCGCCATCCACCTGCTCGGTGCCGGCAACCCCGGAATCTCCTCGCCCGGCAACCTCACCGGCGTGACGGCCGGGACCGAGCTCACCTACCACATCTACGAGCCGAGCGCCCTCGACCTCGAGGTCGACCCGTACGCCATGGACGGCACGTGGAAGGCCCACTTCACGGGCGTCGTGCACCTCGATCCGGGGCAGTGGACCACCGTGACCTGGACCGTGCCCGCCCTCAGCGGCGGCCTGCGCTACGTCGGCCTCGAGGTCGAGAACGGCGGCGGCCAGCTCGGGACGCTCGCGCTCGACGCGGTCGACCGCGCCGGCGCCGCGTCCAGCCTCTCCACGCAGCCGGCCACGACCTCCACCCCCGCCGGCGGCTCGTCCTCCCCGCCGAGCGCCCCGACGAGCCCGACCACGGCGGCGGCAGGGGCCGCCAGCGCCAGCTCGTCGGAAACGCCGATGCCGGACGGGCCGGGGGGAACCTGGAGGCTCGTCTTCGACGACGAGTTCAACGGCAGCTCGCTCGACACCTCGAAGTGGGCCCCGGACTGGTTCGGCAACGGCGGGTCCATGAACAACGTCGGGACCTACAGCTCGAACGTCTCGGTGGCCAACGGGGTCCTCTCCCTCAAGCTGGCCAGCCCCTCCAGCGGGGCGCTCGTCAGCACGAACCCGAACGGCGGTGCATCCCCAGGGTTCCAGTTCACCTACGGGTACGCCGAGGCACGCATCTGGTTCCCCGGCAGCGGGTCCACCATCGACAACTGGCCGGCGTTCTGGACGGACGGGCAGAACTGGCCGGCCGACGGCGAGATCGACATCGCCGAGGGCCTCGGCACGCTGACGTCGAACTACCACAACTCCTCCGGGGCCTTTAACTCCAACACGATTCCGGGTACGTGGTCGGCGGGATGGCACACCTACGGCGTCGACTGGGAGCCGGGCTCGATCACCGTCTACTGGGACGGCAAGGTCGTGCGCACGCTCACGTCGGCGACGACCTCGATCACCTCGAGCCCGCAGTACCTTGTCCTCAACATGGGCGCGGGGCAGGGACCGACCGTCACCGGCGCCTCGATGCTCGTCGACTACGTGCGGGTGTGGCAGCACTAG
- a CDS encoding transposase — translation MLVVGVDWAEDHHECCVLAEDGAVLAKRRVADSVVGISELARAYYDKLRRRGKSHRQALRQLGNRLVGILHHCLEHGELYDENRAWPPSIAAAA, via the coding sequence GTGCTCGTTGTCGGAGTGGACTGGGCCGAGGACCACCACGAGTGCTGTGTGCTCGCCGAGGACGGAGCGGTGCTCGCCAAGCGCCGGGTCGCCGACAGCGTGGTCGGGATCTCGGAGCTCGCCCGCGCCTACTACGACAAGCTCCGCAGACGCGGCAAGAGCCATCGCCAAGCGCTCCGCCAGCTCGGCAATCGCCTCGTCGGCATCTTGCACCACTGCCTCGAGCACGGTGAGCTCTACGACGAGAACCGTGCGTGGCCACCCTCGATCGCGGCGGCCGCTTGA
- a CDS encoding LLM class F420-dependent oxidoreductase yields the protein MQLGLHISDFTWPGGAPELRSTLRRVAAAAEEAGFARISVMDHFWQIGAIGPPENEMLEAYTTLGYLAAHTERVELLTLVSGVIYREPALLAKAVSTLDVLSGGRAWLGIGAAWNEEESRGLGFRFPSARERFERLEEAIQICLQLWSDEEAPYVGRHYELGRTLHAPQPISRPHPPILIGGGGERRTLRLVARYARACNLFAGPDVKRKLDVLAEHCEREGRPFEDVEKTVAYTFDVGASGERVDRIVDELGELAGLGFSVAMGRVVNASAIWPIELIGERVVPAVAGL from the coding sequence ATGCAGCTCGGCTTGCACATCTCGGACTTCACCTGGCCCGGCGGGGCGCCCGAGCTTCGGAGCACGTTGCGGCGGGTCGCGGCCGCGGCCGAGGAGGCGGGCTTCGCGAGGATCAGCGTCATGGACCACTTCTGGCAGATCGGCGCGATCGGACCGCCGGAGAACGAGATGCTCGAGGCGTACACGACCCTCGGCTACCTCGCGGCGCACACCGAGCGGGTCGAGCTGCTGACCCTCGTGAGCGGCGTCATCTACCGGGAGCCAGCCCTGCTCGCGAAGGCGGTGAGCACGCTCGACGTCCTCTCGGGCGGCCGCGCCTGGCTCGGCATCGGCGCCGCATGGAACGAGGAGGAGTCGCGCGGCCTCGGCTTCCGCTTCCCGTCGGCTCGCGAGCGGTTCGAGCGGCTCGAGGAGGCGATCCAGATCTGCCTCCAGCTGTGGAGTGACGAGGAGGCCCCGTACGTGGGGCGCCACTACGAGCTCGGGCGCACGCTGCACGCACCGCAGCCCATCTCACGCCCGCACCCGCCGATCCTCATCGGTGGCGGCGGCGAGCGGAGGACCCTGCGCCTGGTGGCGCGCTACGCGCGGGCCTGCAACCTCTTCGCGGGACCGGACGTGAAGCGCAAGCTCGACGTGCTCGCCGAGCACTGCGAGCGGGAGGGTCGGCCCTTCGAGGACGTCGAGAAGACCGTCGCGTACACCTTCGACGTCGGCGCCTCGGGCGAGCGCGTCGACCGGATCGTGGACGAGCTCGGCGAGCTCGCCGGCCTCGGCTTCAGCGTCGCGATGGGCCGGGTGGTCAACGCGTCGGCGATCTGGCCGATCGAGCTCATCGGCGAGCGGGTCGTCCCCGCCGTCGCCGGCCTCTGA
- a CDS encoding glycoside hydrolase family 3 N-terminal domain-containing protein, with product MPVDEANPQTVTPEVAAGAGGVLLLGSSAPADLRQRLVALARAASGGPPPLVMVDEEGGSVQRLAAIVGPVPSARAMAATMSAAAIEALAYRLGRRLAALGVTMDLAPVLDLDAGPGPSESDPDGTRSFGLDERRVAADGIAFARGLERAGVIPVAKHFPGLGGASGNTDFEPARTPPLAVLWRHGLVPFERAVAAGLPAVMVANATIPGLTSKPASLSVRAIAGLLRARLGFRGLVLTDSLSAVAVSSAGYSVPDAVVAAIRAGADMVLYNASQGDVARLTHASMAALVGAVRSKRLARDRLVSAAEDVLRAQGAACRDGAR from the coding sequence GTGCCGGTGGACGAGGCCAACCCGCAGACGGTCACGCCGGAGGTGGCCGCCGGGGCGGGTGGGGTGCTGCTCCTCGGCTCCTCGGCGCCCGCCGACCTCCGCCAGCGGCTCGTGGCGCTCGCGCGCGCCGCCAGCGGCGGACCTCCGCCGCTCGTCATGGTGGACGAGGAGGGCGGGTCGGTGCAGCGGCTCGCCGCGATCGTCGGCCCGGTGCCCTCGGCGCGCGCGATGGCAGCGACGATGTCGGCCGCCGCGATCGAGGCCCTCGCCTACCGCCTCGGGCGGCGCCTCGCCGCCCTCGGCGTCACGATGGACCTCGCGCCGGTCCTCGACCTCGACGCCGGACCGGGGCCGAGCGAGTCGGATCCGGACGGGACCCGGTCCTTCGGGCTCGACGAGCGCCGGGTGGCGGCGGACGGCATCGCCTTCGCGCGGGGGCTGGAGCGAGCCGGCGTGATCCCCGTCGCCAAGCACTTCCCCGGCCTGGGTGGCGCCAGTGGCAACACGGACTTCGAGCCGGCGAGGACGCCCCCCCTCGCCGTCCTGTGGCGGCACGGCCTCGTGCCCTTCGAGCGCGCGGTCGCGGCCGGCCTGCCAGCGGTCATGGTGGCGAACGCCACGATCCCCGGGCTCACCTCGAAGCCGGCGAGCCTGTCGGTTCGGGCCATCGCCGGGCTACTGCGCGCACGCCTCGGCTTTCGGGGGCTCGTGCTCACGGACTCGCTCTCAGCCGTTGCCGTCTCGTCGGCTGGCTACTCGGTGCCGGACGCCGTCGTGGCGGCGATCAGGGCGGGAGCGGACATGGTCCTCTACAACGCGAGCCAGGGGGACGTCGCGCGCCTCACGCACGCGTCGATGGCCGCGCTCGTGGGCGCTGTCCGTTCGAAGCGCCTCGCGCGCGACCGCCTCGTCTCGGCAGCGGAGGACGTGCTCCGGGCGCAAGGTGCCGCGTGCCGGGACGGCGCGCGCTGA
- a CDS encoding zinc-dependent alcohol dehydrogenase family protein, translating into MLAWVVARPGPIETSPLQRVDRPAPEPAPGEIRVRVRACGVCRTDLHLAEGDLPPRRPGVVPGHEVVGVVDRLGAGCRRFALGARVGIAWLRHTCGVCRYCARGDENLCVAPGFTGWDADGGYAQFAVVHEDYAYELPAGWTDEQAAPLLCAGIIGYRALRRADLPAGGRLGIYGFGASAHLAAQVARFEGATVHVMTRSARARALALELGCASAQGAEDPPPEPLDAAILFAPSGALVPVALRALDRGGTLAVAGIHLSSIPGLDYERELFQERVLKSVTANTRADGEAFLTVARRADLRVVTTPYPLEQADVALRDLAHDAVEGAAVLVAS; encoded by the coding sequence GTGCTCGCGTGGGTGGTGGCGCGCCCGGGTCCGATCGAGACCTCGCCGCTTCAGCGCGTGGACCGCCCGGCCCCCGAGCCGGCGCCCGGGGAGATCCGAGTCCGGGTTCGGGCCTGCGGCGTCTGCCGCACCGACCTGCACCTCGCCGAGGGCGACCTCCCGCCCCGCCGGCCGGGCGTCGTGCCCGGGCACGAGGTCGTCGGCGTCGTCGACCGCCTCGGCGCGGGATGTCGTCGCTTCGCGCTCGGGGCGCGCGTCGGCATCGCCTGGCTGCGCCACACCTGCGGCGTGTGCCGGTACTGCGCCCGTGGCGACGAGAACCTGTGCGTCGCGCCGGGCTTCACCGGCTGGGACGCGGACGGCGGCTACGCGCAGTTCGCGGTCGTCCACGAGGACTACGCCTACGAGCTGCCGGCGGGCTGGACGGACGAGCAGGCCGCACCGCTGTTGTGCGCGGGCATCATCGGCTACCGCGCGCTGCGCCGCGCCGATCTGCCCGCGGGCGGCCGTCTCGGCATCTACGGGTTCGGCGCCTCGGCGCACCTCGCAGCCCAGGTCGCGCGCTTCGAAGGGGCCACGGTCCACGTGATGACCCGCTCGGCGCGCGCCCGGGCGCTCGCGCTCGAGCTCGGCTGCGCCTCCGCACAGGGGGCGGAGGACCCGCCGCCCGAGCCGCTCGACGCGGCCATCCTGTTCGCCCCCTCGGGCGCGCTCGTGCCTGTCGCGCTGCGCGCCCTCGACCGTGGGGGCACGCTCGCAGTCGCCGGCATCCACCTCTCGTCGATCCCGGGCCTCGACTACGAGCGCGAGCTGTTCCAAGAGCGCGTGCTGAAGAGCGTGACCGCCAACACGCGCGCCGACGGGGAAGCCTTCCTCACCGTCGCGCGCCGCGCCGACCTGCGGGTCGTCACGACGCCGTATCCGCTCGAGCAGGCAGACGTGGCGCTGCGAGACCTCGCCCACGACGCCGTCGAGGGTGCGGCCGTACTCGTGGCGAGCTGA
- a CDS encoding alkaline phosphatase family protein: protein MRWRRISFVLAVLAGASLVGPLAGATTSRAPGRARAGVPAFSHVFVVVMENLGYAGAIAVPGFARLAARYASATRYYAFGHPSLPNYLDLTSGSSWGIASDCPTCYVAAPNVASQLQAAHVSWGAYMEGVPSPCWLAPYGPGGYAGKHDPFAYYLAIRDSRAACSHIRPLPDLYRALAGPAAAVPRFVWVTPNLCHDGHDCPPSVAAAWLDGFVGRVVASAAWRHRGVLFVTWDEANGDSSGVGASGRVTAGGGGGRVLTLVIAPGVPAGLRVGAVYDHDSLLATVEDAFGLPLLNGARRAAPLTAFFQARRTPARAGARPARRARA from the coding sequence GTGCGCTGGCGCCGGATCTCGTTCGTGCTCGCCGTCCTCGCCGGAGCTTCCCTCGTCGGGCCGCTCGCAGGGGCGACGACGTCGAGGGCGCCGGGCCGTGCGCGAGCCGGTGTGCCGGCCTTCTCGCACGTGTTCGTCGTCGTGATGGAGAACCTCGGCTACGCCGGGGCGATCGCCGTCCCGGGCTTCGCCCGCCTCGCCGCGCGCTACGCCTCGGCGACCCGCTACTACGCGTTCGGCCACCCGAGCCTGCCGAACTACCTCGACCTCACGAGCGGCTCGTCCTGGGGCATTGCGAGCGACTGCCCGACGTGCTACGTCGCCGCGCCGAACGTCGCCTCCCAGCTCCAGGCGGCGCACGTCTCGTGGGGTGCCTACATGGAGGGCGTGCCGAGCCCGTGCTGGCTCGCCCCCTACGGGCCGGGGGGCTACGCCGGCAAGCACGACCCGTTCGCCTACTACCTGGCCATCCGCGACAGCCGCGCCGCCTGCTCGCACATCCGGCCGCTCCCCGACCTCTACCGCGCGCTGGCGGGGCCCGCTGCGGCGGTCCCGCGCTTCGTGTGGGTGACGCCCAACCTGTGCCACGACGGCCACGACTGCCCGCCGAGCGTGGCAGCGGCCTGGCTCGACGGCTTCGTCGGGCGTGTCGTCGCGAGCGCCGCCTGGCGACACCGGGGGGTCCTCTTCGTGACCTGGGACGAGGCGAACGGGGACTCCTCGGGCGTGGGCGCGTCCGGTCGCGTCACGGCCGGCGGGGGCGGTGGGCGGGTGCTCACCCTCGTGATCGCGCCGGGAGTACCCGCCGGACTGCGAGTCGGCGCCGTGTACGACCACGACAGCCTGCTCGCGACGGTGGAGGACGCCTTCGGGCTGCCGCTGCTCAACGGGGCGCGCCGCGCGGCGCCGCTCACGGCGTTCTTCCAGGCGCGCCGGACGCCGGCGCGCGCCGGCGCGCGGCCGGCGAGACGGGCGCGCGCGTGA
- a CDS encoding alpha/beta hydrolase: MTGRARGGQLGSRRAGRGVGATAVALVLVAEALAVVGGPLPAGAAASGLAWRPCATRFRCATLRVPLSYAHPDGATIGLSVVMLPATRHAAGDVVLNPGGPGGSGVAFLEQAWRAFPAALRSSFNLVSFDPRGVGRSDPVRCVGPAGTRALLRVDPAPVTARQVRALVAATKSFVAACRAHTPAALLENVSSLDTARDLDRLRAALGQARLNYLGFSYGTYLGELYASLFPSRVRALVLDGVVDPALSTVAGDLQQARGFESELAHFFSWCDATPSCRRELPGGAAAAYGAVFARLVAGHALVAHLRPAFGGTQPVTYGVAVVGAVAALYSESTWPDLAAALASARAGDGDLFAALAFSYAGAEPDGQFTNELAAETAISCVDRPAPRTLAAYEALAARLARLAPHFGAAEAWGTLPCAYWPVRPSGVVGPIRAPGTPTILVVGTTGDPATPYAAARAVAHELAHAVLLTRVGEGHTAYLGSTCVQRYVDRYLATGIAPRPGTTCRG, encoded by the coding sequence GTGACCGGCCGCGCGCGGGGGGGCCAGCTCGGCTCGCGGCGCGCCGGGCGGGGCGTCGGTGCGACAGCCGTCGCGCTCGTCCTGGTCGCCGAGGCGCTGGCCGTGGTCGGCGGTCCGCTGCCGGCCGGCGCGGCAGCGAGCGGCCTCGCGTGGCGGCCGTGCGCGACCCGCTTCCGATGCGCCACGCTGCGTGTTCCCCTCTCCTACGCCCATCCGGACGGGGCGACCATCGGGCTGAGCGTCGTGATGCTGCCGGCCACGCGCCACGCGGCCGGGGACGTGGTCCTCAACCCCGGCGGGCCGGGCGGGTCGGGCGTTGCCTTCCTCGAGCAGGCGTGGCGGGCCTTCCCCGCTGCGCTGCGCTCGTCGTTCAACCTCGTGAGCTTCGACCCCCGCGGCGTCGGCCGCAGCGACCCGGTTCGCTGCGTCGGACCTGCCGGGACGCGCGCGCTCTTGCGGGTGGACCCGGCGCCGGTCACGGCCCGCCAGGTCCGCGCCCTCGTCGCGGCGACGAAGTCGTTCGTCGCCGCCTGCCGGGCGCACACCCCCGCTGCGCTGCTCGAGAACGTGTCGAGCCTCGACACCGCGCGCGACCTCGACCGTCTGCGCGCCGCGCTCGGTCAGGCGCGCCTCAACTACCTCGGCTTCTCCTACGGCACCTACCTCGGTGAGCTCTACGCCTCGCTCTTCCCGTCGCGGGTGCGTGCGCTCGTGCTCGACGGCGTCGTCGACCCGGCGCTGTCGACCGTCGCCGGCGACCTCCAGCAGGCGCGAGGGTTCGAGTCGGAGCTCGCGCACTTCTTCTCCTGGTGCGACGCCACGCCGAGCTGCCGGCGGGAGCTGCCCGGTGGGGCGGCGGCGGCCTACGGCGCCGTCTTCGCCCGCCTCGTGGCGGGCCATGCGCTGGTCGCGCACCTGCGACCGGCCTTCGGCGGCACGCAGCCGGTCACCTACGGCGTCGCCGTGGTGGGCGCCGTCGCCGCCCTCTACTCGGAGAGCACCTGGCCGGACCTCGCCGCCGCGCTCGCGTCGGCGCGGGCAGGCGACGGCGACCTCTTCGCGGCGCTCGCCTTCAGCTACGCGGGCGCCGAGCCGGACGGTCAGTTCACGAACGAGCTGGCGGCGGAGACCGCGATCAGCTGCGTGGACCGGCCCGCCCCGCGCACGCTCGCCGCCTACGAGGCGCTCGCGGCTCGGCTCGCGCGCCTCGCCCCGCACTTCGGGGCTGCCGAGGCGTGGGGGACGCTGCCGTGCGCCTACTGGCCGGTGCGGCCCTCGGGCGTGGTCGGGCCGATCCGCGCGCCGGGCACGCCGACCATCCTCGTGGTCGGCACGACGGGCGACCCCGCCACGCCCTACGCGGCTGCCAGGGCGGTCGCCCACGAGCTCGCGCACGCCGTGCTGCTCACGCGCGTCGGGGAGGGGCACACCGCCTACCTCGGCAGCACCTGCGTCCAGCGCTACGTCGACCGGTACCTCGCCACGGGGATCGCGCCTCGGCCGGGCACGACCTGCCGAGGCTGA
- the pdxH gene encoding pyridoxamine 5'-phosphate oxidase, whose protein sequence is MAQHDRPLREDEAGEDPVELLARWYEEAARALRLPEAMALATAGRSGRPNVRMVLLKRFDERGLVFFTNYESAKARELDENPRAAAVLHWDPLGRQVRVEGEVVRVAAAESDAYFATRPRAAQLGAWASRQSEPIASREELDARVAAVAARFAGRAVERPPFWGGFRLVPDAFEFWQNRADRLHDRLAYRRAGTGWRRTRLQP, encoded by the coding sequence GTGGCCCAGCACGACCGACCGCTGCGAGAGGACGAGGCCGGAGAGGACCCTGTCGAGCTCCTCGCGCGCTGGTACGAGGAGGCGGCGCGCGCGCTGCGCCTGCCCGAGGCCATGGCGCTCGCGACCGCAGGTCGCAGCGGTCGCCCGAACGTGCGCATGGTGCTGCTGAAGCGCTTCGACGAGCGCGGCCTCGTCTTCTTCACGAACTACGAGAGCGCGAAGGCACGCGAGCTCGACGAGAACCCGCGCGCCGCCGCCGTGCTCCACTGGGACCCCCTCGGCCGCCAGGTGCGCGTCGAGGGCGAGGTGGTGCGCGTCGCCGCGGCCGAGTCGGACGCCTACTTCGCCACCCGGCCGCGGGCCGCGCAGCTCGGGGCGTGGGCCTCGCGCCAGAGCGAGCCGATCGCGAGCCGCGAGGAGCTCGACGCCCGGGTCGCGGCGGTGGCGGCGCGCTTCGCCGGCCGAGCCGTCGAACGGCCACCGTTCTGGGGCGGCTTCCGGCTCGTGCCCGACGCCTTCGAGTTCTGGCAGAACCGGGCCGATCGGCTCCACGACCGCCTCGCCTACCGCCGAGCCGGGACGGGCTGGCGCCGGACGCGCCTGCAGCCGTGA
- a CDS encoding TlpA disulfide reductase family protein produces MARAGARRHRALVAAGILVGVGGLATAGALAAWRASPPAAVAVSPAASATLRLGARAPLDFVLPRLGGGRPLRVRSLLAGHPAVVNVFASWCPACAAELGAFARAFRAADGRVRFLGVDTNDSTPGRALSLLRAAGARYPVVRDSASLAFARAYGVADLPVTFFLDARGRVVDEVLGREGTAGLERQVAALEHGRPTR; encoded by the coding sequence GTGGCGCGCGCGGGCGCGAGACGCCACCGGGCGCTCGTCGCGGCGGGCATCCTCGTGGGCGTCGGAGGACTCGCCACCGCCGGCGCGCTCGCCGCGTGGCGCGCGAGCCCGCCCGCGGCCGTCGCCGTCTCCCCCGCGGCGTCGGCGACGCTGCGGCTCGGCGCCCGAGCGCCCCTCGACTTCGTGCTCCCCCGCCTCGGCGGGGGGCGGCCGCTTCGCGTCCGCTCGCTCCTCGCCGGCCACCCGGCCGTCGTCAACGTCTTCGCCTCCTGGTGCCCGGCGTGCGCGGCCGAGCTCGGGGCGTTCGCGCGCGCCTTTCGAGCCGCGGACGGGCGCGTCCGGTTCCTCGGCGTCGACACGAACGACTCGACCCCCGGGCGCGCGCTCTCGCTCCTGCGCGCCGCCGGCGCGCGCTACCCGGTCGTGCGGGACAGCGCGAGCCTCGCCTTCGCCCGCGCCTACGGCGTCGCCGACCTGCCCGTGACCTTCTTCCTCGACGCGCGCGGACGGGTCGTCGACGAGGTCCTCGGCCGCGAGGGCACCGCCGGCCTCGAGCGCCAGGTGGCCGCCCTCGAGCACGGCCGCCCGACGCGCTGA